In bacterium, the following are encoded in one genomic region:
- a CDS encoding cytochrome c3 family protein gives CKDNSHLLSKRIKVLLFLLSLAGIAYLAGIPDVCKIDEISEFFGPVRFPHYKHFAVPESCKACHHRFPEEPAKSCYTCHKKDKKTMLGLQRAYHKNCITCHKEMKKGPTGCTDCHRIKRKDELKDICILDNIPGIYGSVTFSHKRHPQECGECHHILEQKPMACKTCHTKPGKIPGLKGAYHRRCLVYHRKMKVKNKCVDCHEAQRHKDE, from the coding sequence AATGTAAAGATAATAGTCATTTGTTGAGTAAAAGAATTAAAGTCCTTTTGTTTCTTCTTTCTTTGGCAGGGATTGCATATCTTGCTGGAATTCCTGATGTTTGTAAGATTGATGAAATATCAGAGTTTTTTGGTCCTGTTCGCTTTCCCCACTATAAACATTTTGCTGTTCCTGAAAGCTGCAAGGCTTGTCACCATAGGTTTCCCGAAGAGCCGGCAAAATCTTGCTATACCTGTCATAAGAAGGATAAAAAAACAATGCTGGGCTTGCAAAGGGCATATCATAAAAATTGCATAACCTGTCATAAGGAGATGAAAAAGGGACCTACAGGGTGCACAGATTGCCATAGGATTAAAAGAAAAGATGAATTAAAGGACATTTGTATTTTAGACAATATCCCTGGAATATATGGCTCGGTAACATTCTCCCATAAAAGGCATCCTCAGGAATGTGGAGAATGCCATCATATATTAGAACAAAAGCCAATGGCTTGCAAGACCTGCCATACAAAGCCAGGAAAAATTCCCGGGCTTAAAGGCGCATATCATAGAAGGTGTCTTGTTTATCATAGGAAGATGAAGGTAAAGAATAAATGTGTTGATTGCCATGAGGCACAAAGGCACAAAGATGAATAG
- a CDS encoding 4Fe-4S dicluster domain-containing protein yields MNRREFLKTGAIGLGGLVGIKGKAYPCETKEFYGMLVDTTLCIGCRSCEKACSEVNHLPAPNLGDDKPRQTSIDAFTVVNKFKIDNQEIFVKKQCMHCNQPACASACLVKAMFKTKEGPVIWRGNKCLGCRYCMIACPFDIPKFEYNSLNPKIRKCEFCFERLKKGEKPGCVDACPMEALIFGTRRELIEIAKERIYKNPDKYVHHIYGEREAGGCGWLYLASVPFEKLGFPENVGETPYPEYTKEFLYSVALIFLLWPSFLIGLHKALKKEDEGD; encoded by the coding sequence ATGAATAGAAGGGAGTTTTTAAAAACAGGGGCGATAGGATTAGGTGGATTGGTGGGGATTAAAGGAAAAGCTTATCCTTGTGAAACAAAGGAATTCTATGGGATGCTGGTTGATACAACATTGTGTATTGGTTGCCGTTCTTGCGAGAAGGCTTGTAGTGAAGTAAACCATCTTCCCGCACCAAATTTAGGAGATGATAAGCCAAGACAGACAAGCATTGATGCCTTTACCGTGGTCAATAAATTCAAAATTGACAACCAGGAGATATTTGTCAAAAAGCAATGTATGCATTGCAATCAGCCAGCCTGCGCCTCTGCCTGCCTGGTTAAGGCAATGTTCAAAACCAAGGAAGGCCCTGTTATCTGGAGGGGGAATAAATGTTTAGGCTGCAGGTATTGTATGATTGCCTGCCCATTTGATATTCCAAAGTTTGAATACAACAGCCTAAATCCTAAGATAAGAAAATGTGAATTTTGTTTTGAAAGGCTTAAAAAAGGAGAAAAGCCTGGTTGTGTAGATGCCTGCCCTATGGAGGCACTTATATTTGGAACAAGGAGGGAGCTTATTGAAATTGCAAAGGAAAGAATCTATAAAAATCCCGATAAATATGTCCATCATATCTATGGAGAAAGGGAGGCAGGAGGATGTGGCTGGCTCTATCTTGCAAGCGTTCCCTTTGAAAAATTGGGCTTTCCAGAAAATGTTGGAGAAACGCCATACCCTGAATACACAAAGGAATTTTTATACAGCGTTGCTTTGATATTCTTGCTCTGGCCCTCATTTCTTATTGGCTTACATAAGGCTTTAAAGAAAGAAGATGAAGGAGATTAA